From one Candidatus Cetobacterium colombiensis genomic stretch:
- a CDS encoding DHH family phosphoesterase yields the protein MKDIKEKIQESNSIIIAGHVNPDGDTVGAGLALLLGLEKKYPNKKIEFVLQDEVPKNISFLKGSNKIKNIKDIEKIDYDLAIFVDSATIERVGDVQKLIGDIFKINIDHHISNPKYGNINIVRDISSTSEIMYSLLKDLEIEISLEMGEAIYLGLVNDTGNFAHSNVTDKTFLVASQLMALGVNNNKIVNDFFKTKSYERMKVLGKALSEMVFVKEKKLMYFYLPYNELKGLNATKDDTEGVVEELINYSGSEVSLFLREEENGKIKGSLRSKHGADVNKIANIFGGGGHIKAAGFTTELSTEEIIKIVVENL from the coding sequence ATGAAAGATATAAAAGAAAAAATTCAAGAAAGTAATAGTATAATTATTGCAGGACATGTAAATCCCGATGGAGATACTGTCGGAGCAGGATTAGCTCTTTTATTAGGACTTGAAAAAAAATATCCTAATAAAAAAATAGAATTTGTTTTACAAGATGAAGTTCCAAAAAATATTTCTTTTTTAAAAGGTTCAAACAAAATAAAAAATATAAAAGATATAGAAAAAATAGATTATGATTTAGCTATTTTTGTAGATTCTGCAACAATAGAAAGAGTGGGAGATGTTCAAAAATTAATTGGAGATATATTTAAAATAAATATAGATCATCATATTAGTAATCCAAAATATGGTAATATAAACATAGTTAGAGATATATCTTCAACTTCAGAGATAATGTATTCACTGTTAAAAGATTTAGAAATTGAAATATCTTTAGAAATGGGTGAAGCAATATATTTAGGACTAGTTAATGACACCGGAAATTTTGCACATAGTAATGTTACAGATAAAACTTTTTTAGTGGCATCACAACTAATGGCTTTAGGAGTAAACAATAACAAAATAGTAAATGACTTTTTCAAAACAAAATCTTATGAAAGAATGAAAGTTTTAGGAAAAGCATTAAGTGAAATGGTTTTTGTTAAAGAGAAAAAGCTTATGTATTTCTATCTTCCTTATAATGAATTAAAAGGTTTAAATGCAACAAAAGATGATACAGAAGGAGTTGTAGAAGAATTAATTAATTATAGTGGTAGTGAAGTTTCTTTATTTTTAAGAGAAGAAGAGAATGGAAAAATTAAAGGAAGTTTAAGAAGTAAGCATGGTGCTGATGTAAATAAAATAGCTAATATTTTTGGTGGCGGTGGTCATATAAAGGCTGCAGGATTTACGACTGAGCTTTCAACAGAGGAAATAATAAAAATAGTAGTAGAAAATTTATAA
- a CDS encoding cell division protein SepF, whose translation MAEFDIIFLKPTRFEDCLKCVEHIKSEKIVHINLCDLDSEKSQRILDFISGAVHIQEGQIINPGDKIYCSIPKNKTYQLDYKELSNNITNPRFDEEEEIIPRYNRR comes from the coding sequence ATGGCAGAATTTGATATAATTTTTTTAAAACCTACTAGATTTGAAGATTGTTTAAAGTGTGTAGAGCATATAAAATCTGAAAAAATAGTTCATATAAATCTATGCGATTTAGATTCAGAGAAGTCTCAAAGAATACTAGATTTTATAAGTGGAGCAGTACATATTCAAGAGGGACAGATTATTAATCCTGGAGATAAAATATATTGTTCAATTCCAAAGAATAAAACGTATCAATTAGATTATAAAGAATTATCTAATAATATAACAAATCCAAGATTTGATGAGGAAGAGGAAATTATTCCAAGATATAATAGAAGATAA
- the clpB gene encoding ATP-dependent chaperone ClpB, which produces MNPNNFTENSMLALTDAQTIAQTYMQQTIKPEILTLALVAHKEGLIVRVLTKMGVDTNSLQKSLEDLCNKLPKIQGSSPASIGLDSKTNEILIEAQKLMQLMGDSYISVEHIFLSLLDNTSFLAKLGIDRISFEKTILEIRGNKKVDSPNPEVKYEVLEKYGRDLVELARQGKIDPIIGRDSEIRRTIQIISRRTKNNPVLIGEPGVGKTAIAEGFAQRILNGDVPDSLKNKKVFSLDMGSLIAGAKFRGEFEERLKAVLKEVEDSDGEIILFIDEIHTIVGAGKSDGAMDAGNLLKPMLARGEIKVIGATTLDEYRKYIEKDPALERRFQVVMVNEPTVEDTISILRGIKEKFEVYHGIRISDGAIVEAAVLSNRYIPDRQLPDKAIDLIDEAAAMIRTEMDSMPEELDQLTRKVMQLEIEKEALKKETDPYSKERLEILEKELSNLSDQKSLLKAQWENEKQDLNKVKDIKSEIENVKLEILEAERKYDLNKLAELKYGKLATLEKELIEEQERLEKLPINRLVKQEVGVEEISEVISKWTGIPLSKLMESEKEKLLKLEDNLNAKVIGQEEAVKAVSETILRARAGLKDPNRPIGSFVFLGPTGVGKTYLAKSLAYFLFDDEENVIRIDMSEYMDKFSVTRLIGAPPGYVGYEEGGQLTEAVRRKPYSVILFDEIEKAHPDTFNILLQVLDDGRLTDGQGKVVDFKNTLIIMTSNIGSHLILEDPSLKEETRFNINQMLLSNFRPEFLNRIDETIIFRGLGLNEIKNIVRQLLKALENKLKDRKINFSITDAATEFLAKTAYDPQFGARPLRRYIQKYIETEIAKIILKGEVKERETVEVDYKDDDIIFNVVH; this is translated from the coding sequence ATGAATCCTAATAATTTTACAGAAAATTCCATGCTTGCATTAACTGATGCTCAGACTATTGCTCAGACTTACATGCAACAAACTATTAAACCTGAAATTTTAACTCTAGCTTTAGTTGCTCACAAAGAAGGTTTAATTGTAAGAGTCTTAACAAAAATGGGAGTTGATACAAATTCTTTACAAAAGAGTTTAGAAGATTTATGTAATAAGCTTCCAAAAATTCAAGGATCTTCTCCTGCTTCAATTGGATTAGACAGCAAAACAAATGAAATTTTAATTGAAGCTCAAAAACTTATGCAATTAATGGGAGACTCTTATATTAGTGTTGAGCATATTTTTCTATCACTACTTGATAATACAAGTTTTCTTGCTAAACTAGGCATCGATCGTATTTCTTTTGAAAAAACAATTTTAGAAATTAGAGGAAATAAAAAAGTTGATTCCCCTAATCCTGAAGTTAAATATGAAGTACTTGAAAAATATGGACGGGATTTAGTTGAATTAGCTAGACAAGGTAAAATTGATCCTATCATTGGTAGAGATAGCGAAATTAGAAGAACTATACAAATTATTTCTAGAAGAACTAAAAACAATCCAGTTTTAATCGGTGAACCTGGTGTTGGTAAAACTGCTATTGCTGAAGGTTTTGCTCAAAGAATTCTAAATGGCGATGTTCCTGATTCTTTAAAAAATAAAAAAGTTTTCTCTTTAGATATGGGATCTTTAATTGCCGGTGCTAAATTTCGTGGAGAGTTTGAAGAACGTTTAAAAGCTGTTTTAAAAGAAGTTGAAGATTCTGATGGAGAAATTATATTATTTATAGACGAAATTCATACTATCGTTGGTGCTGGTAAATCTGACGGTGCTATGGATGCTGGAAACCTTTTGAAACCTATGTTAGCTAGAGGAGAAATCAAAGTTATTGGTGCCACTACTCTTGATGAATATAGAAAATATATTGAAAAAGACCCTGCTCTAGAAAGACGTTTCCAAGTTGTAATGGTAAATGAACCTACTGTAGAAGATACAATATCTATATTAAGAGGTATTAAAGAGAAGTTTGAAGTTTACCACGGAATTAGAATAAGTGATGGTGCTATTGTTGAAGCTGCTGTTCTTAGTAATAGATATATTCCAGATAGACAACTTCCAGATAAAGCGATTGATTTAATTGATGAAGCTGCTGCTATGATTAGAACAGAAATGGACTCTATGCCCGAAGAATTAGATCAATTAACAAGAAAAGTTATGCAATTAGAAATTGAAAAAGAAGCTCTAAAAAAAGAAACAGATCCTTATTCTAAAGAAAGACTCGAGATTTTAGAAAAAGAACTTTCTAACTTAAGTGATCAAAAATCTCTTTTAAAAGCTCAGTGGGAAAATGAAAAACAAGATTTAAATAAAGTTAAAGATATTAAATCTGAAATTGAAAATGTTAAACTTGAAATTTTGGAAGCTGAAAGAAAATATGATTTAAATAAATTAGCTGAATTAAAATATGGTAAATTAGCAACTCTTGAAAAAGAGCTTATTGAAGAGCAAGAACGTCTTGAAAAACTTCCTATTAATAGACTTGTTAAACAAGAGGTTGGAGTTGAAGAAATTTCAGAAGTTATATCTAAATGGACTGGTATTCCTTTATCTAAACTTATGGAAAGTGAAAAAGAAAAACTTTTAAAATTAGAAGATAATTTAAATGCTAAAGTCATTGGTCAAGAAGAAGCTGTCAAAGCTGTTTCAGAAACAATTTTAAGAGCTAGAGCTGGTTTAAAAGATCCTAATAGACCTATTGGTTCATTTGTTTTCCTAGGGCCTACTGGAGTTGGTAAAACATATCTAGCTAAATCTTTAGCTTACTTCTTATTTGATGATGAAGAAAATGTAATTAGAATAGATATGAGTGAATATATGGATAAATTCTCAGTTACTAGATTAATTGGTGCTCCTCCAGGATACGTTGGTTATGAAGAAGGAGGTCAATTAACTGAAGCTGTTAGAAGAAAACCTTACTCTGTTATTCTTTTTGATGAAATTGAAAAAGCACATCCTGATACTTTTAATATTCTTCTTCAAGTTTTAGATGATGGTAGATTAACTGATGGACAAGGTAAAGTTGTTGATTTTAAAAATACTTTAATTATTATGACATCTAATATTGGAAGTCATTTAATTTTAGAAGATCCAAGTTTAAAAGAAGAAACTAGATTTAATATAAATCAAATGTTATTATCTAATTTTAGACCAGAATTTTTAAATAGAATAGATGAAACAATTATATTTAGAGGTCTTGGACTTAATGAAATTAAAAATATTGTTCGTCAACTTCTAAAAGCTTTAGAAAATAAATTAAAAGATAGAAAAATAAATTTCTCTATTACAGATGCTGCTACTGAATTTTTAGCTAAAACAGCATATGATCCTCAATTTGGTGCTAGACCTTTAAGAAGATATATACAAAAATATATAGAAACTGAAATTGCTAAAATAATTTTAAAAGGAGAAGTTAAAGAAAGAGAAACTGTTGAAGTTGATTATAAAGATGATGATATTATCTTTAATGTTGTTCACTAA
- a CDS encoding cysteine-rich small domain-containing protein — protein MNYKFNQNKKCEFFPCHKMENSENFNCLFCYCPLYMLGNECGGKYKYTAGGIKDCSDCILPHIKDVGYDHIQKKMMDVIEIVRNEHLKEIGEEDKIISLK, from the coding sequence ATGAATTATAAATTTAATCAAAACAAAAAATGCGAATTTTTCCCATGTCATAAAATGGAGAATAGTGAGAACTTTAACTGCTTATTTTGTTATTGTCCACTTTATATGCTAGGAAATGAGTGCGGAGGTAAGTATAAATATACAGCTGGTGGTATCAAAGATTGTTCTGATTGTATTCTTCCTCACATAAAAGATGTTGGTTATGACCATATCCAAAAAAAAATGATGGATGTCATCGAAATTGTTAGAAACGAGCATCTTAAAGAAATTGGAGAAGAAGATAAAATAATCAGCTTAAAATAA
- a CDS encoding DUF1385 domain-containing protein, with product MSKEKFSSVGGQAVIEGVMMRNADLLATAVRKPNGDIVYKKTKISKNRSKLSTIPFIRGAITLFDSLVLGVKELTFSANQAEVEEEQLSQKEAVMTTIVSLALGIGLFIVLPSIISSFLFRDNKIHSNLLEAGLRLSFFVLYIFLISFSKEIQRVFQYHGAEHKSIYAYEQHLELTPENAKKFTTLHPRCGTSFLLIVMFIAIIVFTGLDFILPPPTSFTTKLLTKVVLRVLFMPLIAGISYELQRYTSNHLDNWLVKLIAAPGMALQRITTKEPDLDQLEVAIVAIKVVLNEPVENAIEVY from the coding sequence ATGAGTAAAGAAAAATTTTCGAGCGTAGGTGGACAAGCTGTTATAGAGGGAGTTATGATGAGAAATGCTGACCTTCTTGCTACAGCTGTTAGAAAACCCAATGGTGATATTGTTTATAAAAAAACAAAAATCTCAAAAAATAGAAGCAAATTATCTACAATACCTTTTATCAGAGGTGCTATAACTCTTTTTGACTCTTTAGTTTTAGGAGTTAAAGAGCTTACATTCTCAGCTAATCAAGCTGAAGTAGAAGAAGAACAACTTTCTCAAAAAGAAGCTGTTATGACTACCATTGTTTCTTTAGCCTTGGGAATTGGTCTTTTCATTGTTCTTCCTTCTATTATAAGTAGTTTTCTATTTAGAGATAATAAGATTCATAGTAATCTTTTAGAAGCTGGACTTAGATTATCGTTTTTTGTACTGTATATATTTTTAATCTCTTTTTCTAAAGAAATTCAAAGAGTTTTTCAATATCATGGTGCTGAACATAAATCAATTTATGCATACGAACAACATTTAGAATTAACTCCTGAAAATGCTAAAAAATTTACAACCTTACATCCTAGATGTGGTACAAGTTTTTTATTAATAGTTATGTTTATTGCTATTATAGTTTTTACAGGTCTTGATTTTATTTTACCACCTCCTACTAGTTTTACTACAAAACTTCTTACAAAAGTGGTGTTAAGAGTTCTTTTTATGCCTTTAATTGCTGGAATTTCATATGAACTTCAAAGATATACTAGTAATCATTTAGATAACTGGTTGGTTAAATTAATTGCTGCTCCTGGTATGGCTCTTCAAAGAATAACTACGAAAGAACCTGATCTCGATCAACTAGAAGTTGCTATTGTTGCTATCAAAGTTGTATTAAATGAACCTGTTGAAAATGCTATAGAAGTTTATTAA
- a CDS encoding ABC transporter permease: MGSIIFSLILATIRQAAPILITAIGGMFSEVCGVVNIGLEGMMLIGAFSSAVVSYYTGSWFLGILAGAISGGLIAFVHAIISIKYRGNQTVSGVAINLFASGFTIFMLRVLFEQASNSPSATRIPLVFDFSLLIYIIYGLAIWSGYFLYKTVTGLRMRAVGEYPLAADTVGISVAKVRYFGVVMSGVFAGLGGTYLAIGALSQFSKEMSAGRGFIALAALVFGKWKPKGVLFASLLFGFADAAQTVIQQYVTFIPPQFIQMIPYLLTLLALAGVVGKAVAPSANGKPYDKNTI, translated from the coding sequence ATGGGAAGTATTATTTTTAGTTTAATTTTAGCTACAATAAGACAAGCTGCTCCAATTCTTATAACAGCTATTGGTGGAATGTTTTCAGAAGTTTGTGGAGTTGTTAATATCGGTCTTGAAGGAATGATGCTTATTGGTGCGTTCTCTTCAGCTGTTGTTTCTTATTATACTGGAAGTTGGTTCTTAGGAATTTTAGCTGGTGCTATATCTGGTGGATTAATTGCCTTCGTTCATGCTATAATAAGTATAAAATATAGAGGTAATCAGACTGTTTCTGGAGTTGCAATTAATCTTTTTGCATCTGGATTTACAATTTTCATGTTAAGAGTTTTATTTGAGCAAGCTTCAAATAGTCCTTCTGCAACTAGAATTCCATTAGTTTTTGATTTCTCTTTATTAATTTATATTATTTATGGATTGGCTATCTGGTCTGGATACTTTTTATACAAAACTGTAACTGGACTTAGAATGAGAGCTGTTGGTGAATATCCTTTAGCGGCTGATACAGTTGGTATTAGTGTTGCTAAAGTTAGATATTTTGGTGTAGTTATGTCTGGTGTATTTGCTGGTCTTGGAGGAACATACTTAGCAATTGGAGCTCTTAGCCAATTCTCTAAAGAGATGTCAGCTGGAAGAGGATTTATTGCTCTTGCTGCTCTTGTTTTTGGAAAATGGAAACCTAAAGGAGTATTATTTGCTAGTTTACTGTTTGGTTTTGCTGATGCAGCTCAAACAGTTATCCAACAATATGTTACTTTTATTCCACCGCAATTTATCCAGATGATACCGTATTTATTAACACTTTTAGCTCTTGCTGGAGTGGTAGGTAAAGCTGTTGCACCTAGTGCTAACGGTAAACCTTATGATAAAAATACAATCTAA
- a CDS encoding ABC transporter permease — MINNKKVLNILVPIIAVLLALLIGAGIILYMGENPVKAYYYLFTGAFDGLTPIARTLLEATPLIFTGLGVLVAFKGGMFNIGAQGQMMMAGLTAAAIGGFVANAFISNVFVILLIGGFAGFFWASIAGWLKAKLGVHEVISTIMLNYIAVSFEQYCLNYPLKAPGFNPQTPAVIEGARLGKLLDVRVPLNYGFILALVAVFLVWFILEKTVLGYHIKAVGYNPTAAENNGINVKKIIVLTLGISGFLAGLGGVERVLGGVGQYAYKTGLTATYGFDGIAVALLGKNNPIGALLAAILFAALRVGGRAMQFNTNIPSQMVIMIQAIIILLIAAENMIRSWLEKGSKGGAE, encoded by the coding sequence TTGATTAATAACAAAAAAGTCTTAAACATTCTTGTACCTATTATCGCTGTTTTATTAGCTTTATTAATTGGTGCTGGTATAATTTTATACATGGGTGAAAATCCTGTAAAAGCATATTACTATTTATTTACTGGAGCATTTGATGGATTAACTCCAATTGCTAGAACACTTTTAGAAGCTACTCCTCTTATTTTTACTGGTCTTGGAGTTTTAGTTGCCTTTAAAGGTGGTATGTTTAACATTGGTGCTCAAGGACAGATGATGATGGCAGGTCTTACTGCTGCTGCCATCGGTGGTTTTGTTGCCAATGCATTTATCAGTAATGTATTTGTCATCTTATTAATTGGTGGTTTCGCTGGTTTCTTTTGGGCAAGTATTGCTGGTTGGTTAAAAGCAAAACTTGGTGTTCACGAAGTTATTTCAACGATTATGCTAAACTATATTGCTGTTAGTTTTGAGCAATACTGTTTAAACTATCCACTAAAAGCTCCTGGATTTAATCCTCAAACTCCTGCTGTTATTGAAGGAGCTAGATTAGGAAAGCTTTTAGATGTTAGAGTTCCATTAAACTATGGATTTATTCTTGCTTTAGTAGCTGTATTTCTAGTGTGGTTTATCTTAGAAAAAACTGTTCTTGGATATCATATAAAAGCTGTTGGATATAATCCTACTGCAGCTGAAAATAATGGAATAAATGTTAAAAAAATAATCGTTTTAACTCTTGGTATCTCAGGTTTTCTTGCTGGTCTTGGTGGTGTCGAAAGAGTTCTTGGTGGTGTTGGACAGTATGCTTATAAAACTGGTTTAACTGCTACTTATGGATTTGATGGAATCGCTGTTGCTCTTCTTGGAAAAAATAATCCAATCGGTGCATTATTAGCTGCTATTCTTTTTGCTGCTCTTAGAGTTGGTGGAAGAGCAATGCAGTTTAATACAAACATTCCTAGTCAAATGGTTATCATGATTCAAGCTATTATAATTTTATTAATCGCTGCTGAAAATATGATTAGATCTTGGCTAGAAAAAGGATCGAAAGGAGGAGCTGAGTAA
- a CDS encoding ABC transporter ATP-binding protein: MNNYILEMQHIRKTFLDGKVIANDDITLKILKGEKHAIVGENGAGKSTLMKMLNGLYTPTSGKIFYQGKEVQIDSPSKAAELGIGMVYQHFMLVPTLTVAENMILGVEPKKGLSLDIEKARQDVMDVSKKYGLAIDPDALISNLSIGMQQRVEILKILFKGANLLVFDEPTAVLTPQEIKELYKIMDNLIAEGKTIIFISHKLQEVLDISDNITVIRRGKDIANFPTKEATKEKIANAMVGRAVLFTTERPEVEIGEVVLSVKDVSVKDSLGVTKVDHASFEIRKGEVLGIAGVEGSGQTELVEALTGLKDTCSGEMILDNVVLKKKTPRKISKLGLAHIPEDRHKRAAVSQFSVMENFALGLERDEYSKFGLLNFLKLRKDAEMFMEKYDVRPRSVDTEFGRLSGGNQQKIIVARELEKKNNNLIIAGQPTRGVDIGAIESIHKLILNEKAKGKAVMVVSSELSEILNLSDKIAVMCAGKITGILSREEANEEKIGILMAGGKLD, translated from the coding sequence GTGAATAATTATATCTTAGAAATGCAACACATCAGAAAAACTTTCTTAGATGGAAAAGTTATCGCTAACGACGATATTACTTTGAAAATCTTAAAAGGTGAAAAACATGCTATTGTTGGTGAGAATGGAGCAGGAAAATCAACACTTATGAAGATGTTAAATGGTCTTTATACTCCTACTTCTGGTAAAATATTTTATCAAGGAAAAGAAGTACAGATAGATTCACCTAGTAAAGCTGCTGAATTAGGAATCGGTATGGTTTATCAACATTTTATGCTAGTTCCTACTTTAACTGTTGCTGAAAACATGATTTTAGGTGTAGAACCAAAAAAAGGATTATCTTTAGACATCGAAAAAGCTAGACAAGACGTTATGGACGTTTCTAAAAAATATGGACTTGCTATCGATCCAGATGCTCTTATATCTAATCTATCAATTGGTATGCAACAAAGAGTCGAAATTTTAAAAATACTTTTCAAAGGGGCTAACCTACTTGTCTTTGATGAGCCTACTGCGGTTTTAACACCTCAGGAAATTAAAGAGCTTTACAAGATTATGGACAACCTTATTGCTGAAGGAAAAACAATTATCTTTATCTCTCATAAACTTCAAGAGGTACTTGATATTTCTGATAATATTACTGTTATCAGAAGAGGAAAAGACATTGCTAACTTCCCAACTAAAGAGGCTACAAAAGAAAAAATAGCCAATGCTATGGTTGGAAGAGCAGTTTTATTTACAACAGAAAGGCCTGAGGTTGAAATTGGCGAAGTAGTTTTATCTGTTAAAGATGTAAGTGTTAAAGACTCTCTTGGAGTTACTAAAGTAGATCACGCTAGCTTTGAAATAAGAAAGGGTGAAGTTTTAGGTATTGCTGGAGTCGAAGGTAGTGGACAAACAGAGCTTGTAGAAGCTCTTACAGGACTTAAAGACACATGTTCAGGAGAAATGATTCTTGATAACGTTGTTTTAAAGAAAAAAACTCCTAGAAAAATATCTAAACTTGGATTAGCTCACATTCCAGAAGATAGACATAAAAGAGCTGCTGTTTCACAATTTAGTGTTATGGAAAACTTTGCACTTGGTCTTGAAAGAGATGAGTATTCTAAATTTGGTCTGTTAAACTTTTTAAAGCTAAGAAAAGATGCTGAAATGTTTATGGAAAAGTATGATGTTAGACCTAGAAGCGTTGATACAGAATTTGGAAGACTTTCTGGTGGAAATCAACAAAAAATAATAGTTGCTAGAGAGCTAGAAAAGAAAAATAATAACCTTATTATTGCAGGACAGCCTACTAGAGGAGTAGATATTGGAGCTATTGAATCAATTCATAAGCTGATTTTAAATGAAAAAGCTAAAGGAAAAGCTGTTATGGTTGTTTCCTCTGAACTGTCTGAAATATTAAATCTTTCAGATAAAATAGCTGTTATGTGTGCTGGAAAAATAACTGGAATTCTTTCTAGAGAAGAAGCAAATGAAGAAAAAATTGGAATACTTATGGCAGGTGGTAAACTTGATTAA
- a CDS encoding PP2C family protein-serine/threonine phosphatase: MITYFSFIILFFIFFLILKKQEKKNFEETNKILKSFVSKEFLTDISEDLKNDYERATTAITKQDLELDNSIEELREYKKELEVTYESLLTKSKQLEYSNQVLEQRVASLSNINSLSRTVLSIMELDKIISTILDAYFVLTGAKRISLYLWENGRLINKRIKGEIRFKGELSYPEEILSKFTRKDYKKIYNEMLKGFSIAPDEKIIASPLTVKGKELGVIFIIEDKSKLIKSDEETISALTIQVAIAINNAQIYSDLLIKERMSQELEVASRIQKRIIPKKIKTVLGLDVATFFEPAKEIGGDYYDYSLLDEKTFSITIADVSGKGVPAAFLMALGRSVLKTLELQGEEPSCNVKKLNKLIYPDITEDMFITMMHSKYSYDTKTITYSNAGHNPLIVYNSSTKQVETHSVKGVAIGFLDDYNYKQDEIHLNIGDIVIYYTDGITEAENQNKELFGIDRLKDVLLQNSHLSSKEIKQKLLSEINNFQNGCEQSDDITFVIIKREE, encoded by the coding sequence TTGATTACATATTTTTCTTTTATTATATTATTTTTTATTTTCTTTTTGATTCTGAAAAAACAAGAGAAGAAAAACTTTGAAGAAACAAATAAAATTTTAAAAAGCTTTGTTAGCAAAGAGTTTTTAACAGATATTTCAGAAGATTTAAAAAATGATTACGAAAGAGCTACTACTGCTATTACAAAACAAGATTTAGAATTAGATAACTCTATTGAAGAACTTAGAGAATATAAAAAAGAATTAGAGGTAACTTACGAATCTCTCTTAACTAAATCTAAACAGCTAGAATATAGTAACCAAGTCCTTGAACAAAGAGTTGCTAGTTTATCAAATATCAACTCTTTATCAAGAACTGTTCTATCTATTATGGAGTTAGATAAAATTATCTCTACAATTCTTGATGCATATTTTGTTCTTACTGGTGCTAAAAGAATCTCACTTTATCTTTGGGAAAATGGAAGATTAATTAACAAAAGAATAAAAGGTGAAATTCGTTTCAAAGGAGAACTAAGTTATCCCGAAGAAATTTTATCTAAATTTACTAGAAAAGATTATAAGAAAATTTATAACGAAATGCTAAAAGGATTTTCAATTGCTCCTGATGAAAAAATAATAGCTTCTCCTCTAACTGTTAAAGGAAAAGAACTAGGTGTTATCTTTATCATCGAAGACAAATCAAAACTTATAAAAAGTGATGAAGAAACTATCTCTGCACTGACTATACAGGTAGCTATTGCTATAAATAATGCTCAGATATACTCTGATTTACTTATTAAAGAAAGAATGTCTCAAGAACTTGAGGTTGCCTCTAGAATACAAAAACGAATTATTCCTAAAAAAATTAAAACAGTTTTAGGTTTGGATGTCGCTACATTCTTTGAGCCAGCCAAAGAAATTGGTGGAGATTACTATGACTATTCACTTTTAGATGAAAAAACTTTCAGTATAACTATTGCTGATGTTAGCGGTAAAGGAGTCCCTGCAGCGTTTCTTATGGCTCTAGGAAGATCTGTTTTAAAAACTCTAGAACTTCAAGGAGAAGAACCTTCTTGCAATGTTAAAAAACTTAATAAGCTTATATATCCAGATATAACAGAAGATATGTTTATCACAATGATGCACAGTAAATATAGTTATGATACTAAAACTATCACTTACTCAAATGCAGGTCATAATCCTTTAATCGTTTATAATAGTTCTACAAAACAGGTTGAAACTCATTCTGTTAAAGGAGTTGCCATTGGATTCTTAGATGATTATAACTATAAACAAGATGAAATACATCTTAACATTGGTGATATTGTTATATATTATACAGATGGTATTACTGAAGCTGAAAATCAAAATAAAGAATTATTTGGAATTGATAGACTTAAAGATGTATTACTTCAAAATTCTCACCTTTCGTCTAAAGAAATCAAACAAAAATTATTGTCTGAAATCAATAACTTTCAAAATGGTTGTGAACAAAGTGACGATATAACATTTGTTATTATTAAAAGAGAAGAATAA